From Mycobacterium lacus, one genomic window encodes:
- a CDS encoding SRPBCC family protein, with product MFPCERVDLSFVETAPYRFRNAVELAITPEQLFEVLSDAEAWPRWAKVITKVTWTSPEPHGVGTTRTVDMRGGIVGNEEFLAWEPFTRMAFRFNECSTQAVAAFAEDYRVEVIPGGCRLTWTMAQKAAGPPRLVMFLVRPLLNLALRRFLTNLRRYTDARFTAPQQR from the coding sequence ATGTTCCCCTGCGAGCGCGTCGACCTCAGCTTCGTCGAAACCGCGCCATACCGCTTCCGCAACGCCGTCGAGCTCGCGATCACGCCGGAGCAGCTGTTCGAGGTGCTCTCCGATGCCGAGGCCTGGCCACGCTGGGCCAAGGTGATCACCAAGGTGACCTGGACCAGTCCGGAGCCGCACGGTGTGGGCACGACCCGCACCGTCGACATGCGCGGGGGCATCGTCGGCAACGAAGAGTTCCTCGCCTGGGAACCCTTCACCCGCATGGCATTCCGGTTCAATGAATGCTCGACTCAAGCCGTCGCCGCCTTCGCCGAAGACTACCGTGTCGAGGTCATCCCCGGTGGTTGCCGGCTGACCTGGACCATGGCGCAGAAGGCCGCCGGCCCGCCGCGGCTGGTGATGTTCCTGGTTCGGCCGCTGTTGAACCTGGCCTTGCGGCGGTTTCTGACGAACCTGCGCCGCTACACCGACGCCCGGTTCACGGCGCCACAACAGCGTTAG